A genome region from Hevea brasiliensis isolate MT/VB/25A 57/8 chromosome 9, ASM3005281v1, whole genome shotgun sequence includes the following:
- the LOC110660530 gene encoding uncharacterized protein LOC110660530, translated as MMPVCSVTPCSSSHPQISVHGGMRLFCPHWNDSESRCIAEDRVVFGFPNGTYQQRISFKTQAAKSSYFIFLERNEQSVPMGFTENHFCINELNDIKCKLYNELDLKRGDKVEYVESYSISDVEEGLMDFTDQSTENADSLTGPVEPDISSTSAIKLENPSIESDSLDMDNDSLSSVKASFDDLFDGVRDSINTSVNEGENLLKSSLDTITSSITSITKSASEAVDNAWTGVFSAVDQTRESAGNRLNSFSSDLKEATIKATVSSVDVLRGTIIAMEDLIAKGASLVVYCYGSAKGLLPPEIRDALIFSEEKGAQILRPIGTSFQQIYFAVEELEKNLGLDPNDPIVPFFLLVGTSATLWIFYWVWAYGGYSGDLSPQLTLDLLTGTENAVLIDVRPEVLRERDGIPDIRRTARFRYASVTLPGVDEPLQKLLKGGNDIDNTLIAAVIQNLKAVQDRSKVIVMDADGISSKGIARSLRKLGVKRPYLVQGGFQSWVKQGLRIKELKPETALTVLNEEAEAILEDLSPSPVQVLGYGVGSVAALYALLEWEKTLQLIGVVGLTQSIYRRVASYEGPEDFRKDVRLLLAPLKIGAQAFSWAAGKLETNGIGLPTSPSSLDVQNRVLQAAAKHESQSSDTEEVQNPSAESSTPINENVDFSEA; from the exons ATGATGCCTGTTTGCTCGGTCACCCCGTGTTCTTCTTCTCATCCTCAG ATTTCAGTCCATGGAGGAATGCGACTCTTTTGTCCACATTGGAATGATTCTGAATCCAGATGTATTGCAGAAGACAGAGTTGTTTTCGGCTTTCCCAATGGAACTTATCAGCAAAGAATTTCCTTTAAAACTCAAGCTGCAAAATCTTCTTACTTCATTTTCCTTGAAAGAAATGAACAATcagtacccatgggttttactgAAAATCATTTCTgcataaatgaattaaatgatattaaatgcaAGTTATACAATGAACTGGACCTTAAGCGAGGGGATAAAGTGGAATATGTGGAAAGTTATAGCATATCTGATGTAGAAGAGGGACTAATGGACTTTACTGACCAGTCAACAGAAAATGCAGATAGTTTAACAGGACCAGTGGAACCTGATATCTCGTCAACTAGCGCTATAAAACTAGAGAATCCCAGCATAGAATCTGACTCCCTGGATATGGATAATGATTCATTATCCAGTGTGAAGGCAAgttttgatgatttatttgatggGGTTAGGGACTCCATCAACACTTCTGTGAATGAGGGAGAAAATCTATTGAAAAGCTCACTAGATACAATTACTTCATCGATAACATCAATTACAAAAAGTGCTTCTGAAGCAGTGGATAATGCCTGGACTGGGGTGTTTTCAGCTGTAGATCAAACAAGAGAATCAGCTGGAAATAgattgaatagcttctcaagtgaTTTGAAGGAAGCCACAATTAAAGCAACAGTCAGTTCTGTTGATGTGTTGAGAGGCACAATTATTGCAATGGAAGACTTGATAGCAAAAGGGGCTTCTCTTGTTGTTTATTGTTATGGATCTGCCAAGGGACTACTTCCTCCAGAGATCAGGGATGCActaattttttctgaagaaaaagGGGCACAAATATTGAGGCCCATTGGTACATCTTTTCAGCAG ATTTATTTTGCTGTTGAGGAATTGGAGAAAAATCTTGGCTTGGATCCTAATGATCCAATTGTTCCATTCTTTCTTCTCGTTGGAACCTCGGCCACTCTTTG GATTTTTTATTGGGTGTGGGCTTATGGTGGTTACTCTGGAGATTTATCTCCTCAGTTAACTTTAGATCTATTGACCGGGACAGAGAATGCTGTTCTCATTGATGTTCGGCCCGAG GTCCTGAGAGAAAGAGATGGCATTCCTGATATTCGACGAACAGCTCGGTTTCGCTATGCAAGTGTAACTCTACCAGGG GTTGATGAACCACTGCAAAAATTGTTGAAGGGTGGCAATGACATAGACAACACCTTAATTGCTGCAGTTATTCAAAACTTGAAAGCTGTTCAG GACAGGTCCAAGGTCATAGTTATGGATGCTGACGGTATCTCTTCCAAAGGCATTGCAAGATCCTTGAGAAAACTTGGGGTTAAG AGACCATACTTGGTCCAAGGCGGCTTCCAGTCTTGGGTGAAACAAGGTCTTCGAATCAAGGAACTTAAACCTGAGACAGCACTAACTGTACTGAATGAG GAAGCTGAGGCAATACTAGAAGATCTTAGTCCTTCTCCAGTGCAAGTCCTTGGGTATGGAGTG GGTTCTGTTGCAGCATTGTATGCATTACTAG AGTGGGAGAAGACATTACAACTTATTGGTGTTGTTGGCCTCACTCAG AGTATTTATCGGCGAGTTGCTTCATATGAAGGCCCTGAGGATTTCAGGAAAGATGTGAG GTTATTGCTTGCTCCTTTAAAAATTGGAGCTCAGGCATTTTCATGGGCTGCTGGAAAATTAGAAACCAACGGCATTGGACTCCCTACATCACCTTCATCTTTAGATGTTCAAAACCGGGTGCTTCAAGCTGCTGCAAAGCATGAATCTCAATCATCTGATACTGAAGAAGTTCAGAATCCATCTGCTGAATCATCGACTCCAATAAATGAGAATGTAGATTTTTCAGAAGCATAG
- the LOC110660531 gene encoding 30S ribosomal protein S16-2, chloroplastic/mitochondrial, whose amino-acid sequence MAVKIRLERCGCRNRPFYRIVAADSKSPRDGKILQVIGFYNPLAGKEDNKKVGLKFDRVKYWLSVGAQPSDPVRNILFNAGLLSPPPMVVMGNKSGPHKTCPVDLTTGDMSNPEKSITL is encoded by the exons ATGGCAGTGAAGATACGATTGGAGAGATGCGGATGCAGGAACAGACCATTTTACAGGATCGTTGCTGCTGATAGCAAATCACCTAGAGATGGCAAGATTCTTCAAGTCATTGGTTTCTATAATCCCTTGGCTG GTAAAGAGGACAATAAGAAAGTGGGCCTCAAATTCGACAGAGTGAA GTATTGGCTATCAGTTGGTGCCCAGCCTTCAGACCCTGTACGAAACATTCTTTTCAATGCAGGGTTACTATCCCCACCACCAATGGTGGTAATGGGAAACAAAAGTGGACCACATAAAACATGCCCTGTTGATCTAACAACTGGTGATATGTCGAATCCAGAGAAATCCATCACCCTGTAA
- the LOC110660532 gene encoding uncharacterized protein LOC110660532, producing MQVIPREGDNPLSVSGPRPMEWSAVPYTGPQGPGPNGKQRTSSLESPIMLLTGHQSAVYTMKFNPAGSVIASGSHDKEIFLWYVHGECKNFMVLKGHKNAVLDLHWTTDGYQIISASPDKTVRAWDIETGKQIKKMAEHSSFVNSCCSSRRGPPLIVSGSDDGTAKLWDMRQRGAIQTFPDKYQITAVSFSDASDKIFTGGIDNDVKVWDLRKGEVNTKLEGHQDMITGMQLSPDGSYLLTNGMDCKLCIWDMRPYAPQNRCVKVLEGHQHNFEKNLLKCSWSPDGSKVTAGSSDRMVYIWDTTSRRILYKLPGHTGSVNECVFHPTEPIVGSCSSDKQIYLGEI from the coding sequence ATGCAAGTTATTCCTAGAGAGGGTGATAATCCTTTGTCTGTTTCTGGTCCAAGGCCAATGGAATGGTCTGCTGTTCCTTATACTGGGCCTCAAGGACCTGGGCCAAATGGAAAGCAACGGACATCGAGCTTGGAATCGCCCATAATGTTACTCACTGGTCATCAGAGTGCCGTATATACAATGAAGTTCAATCCAGCTGGAAGTGTCATTGCATCTGGATCACATGACAAAGAAATCTTTCTATGGTATGTCCATGGGGAGTGCAAAAATTTCATGGTTTTGAAAGGGCACAAAAATGCAGTACTGGATCTACACTGGACTACTGATGGATACCAGATAATATCGGCTAGTCCTGATAAAACAGTCAGGGCATGGGATATTGAGACAGGGAAACAGATTAAGAAAATGGCAGAGCATTCATCTTTTGTAAATTCATGTTGTTCGTCAAGGAGAGGGCCTCCACTCATTGTAAGTGGATCTGATGATGGAACTGCAAAACTTTGGGATATGCGACAGAGGGGTGCCATCCAAACATTTCCAGATAAATACCAAATCACAGCAGTCAGTTTTTCTGATGCATCAGATAAGATCTTCACAGGTGGTATAGACAATGATGTTAAGGTTTGGGACCTGCGCAAAGGTGAAGTAAACACGAAACTCGAAGGCCATCAAGATATGATAACTGGCATGCAATTGAGTCCTGATGGCTCATATCTTCTTACTAATGGTATGGATTGCAAGCTCTGCATTTGGGATATGCGGCCCTATGCGCCACAGAATCGttgtgttaaggtactggaaggGCACCAACACAACTTTGAAAAGAACTTGTTGAAATGTAGCTGGTCACCTGATGGAAGCAAGGTTACCGCTGGTAGTTCAGATCGGATGGTCTACATATGGGATACAACTTCTCGACGCATATTATATAAGCTTCCTGGCCACACTGGGTCTGTCAACGAGTGTGTCTTCCACCCTACTGAGCCTATTGTCggatcttgcagtagtgataaaCAGATTTATCTTGGGGAGATCTAA